The Desulfonatronospira thiodismutans ASO3-1 region ATGAGGTAATTGGACCGTTAGACACGGATTTCGAACAGGCCGTAGCTGAACAACCTGCTGTCCAGAGCAGAGCTGAACTGGATTTTTTTGAATGAAGTATTTGCTGGATACAAATACCATTATCGCCTTGTTCAAAGGTAACAAGTTGTTTGTGGATCGCCTACGCTCCCATCATGTCCGGGATTTTGGAATATCTTCGATTGTGGTCCATGAATTATTGTATGGTGCTTATAAAAGTCAGCGGCAGTCAGAAAATCTGGAACGTGTCGCCAAACTGCAATTTGAAGTTGTTAACTTCACTTTGAATGATGCTCGCTGGGCTGGCAGCTTAAGAGCTCAGTTGGCTAAGAATGGGCTTCTTATCGGGCCATATGATATACTTATAGCTGGTCAAGCAGTATCCCGGAACTTGACCCTGCTTTCAAACAATATTCGAGAGTTCCAAAGGATTGAAGAACTCAAAATTGAGGGCTGGACGGTTTGAAAATATAAAGCAAGCACACTGTTTTCTTGGAAAGTCAAAATTTCCGGTGTAACACCTCAAATTTATTGCATTTTTCTTAGTTCCAGCTGTGCAGATGCATTCAGGATATAACTATCTGAAACTACAAGTCTTTTTTCTCAACCTATTATGCTTACTCCATATTCTTTAAATACTGGATCCTGAGTTACGACAGGCATTGCATAAAAAAAAGCACTGGCAATAATCATCCGGTCAAACGGGTGCTTTGCACACACGGTTTTGAAGAATAAAGAGACCAAACAGCCTGCCAGGCATGACGCCCTGTAGGACAGGCACCACTCTTCAACAGTGAGCGGCAAAGCCGCCCGTGTGCAACGAAGTTGCCCGTGCCAAAAAAAAATCTTCTCTGGCACGGGAAGCCTTCAGGCTTCACACGGGTGCTTTGCACACACGGTTTTGAAGAATAAAGAGACCTGAAAGGGGTTGCCTGCTTGGCTGGTCATGACAGACGTTACTCCCCAACCGTGAGCGGCAAAGCCGCCCGCTCGCCCCGTGAAACAGACTTTTGTCTCCGCGTAGCGGGTTTCACCGGGGTGTGCAACGAAGTTGCCAGCCTGTCACGCCTATGGCGTGATTGAATAGCTCAAAGAGCTAGCCCGCAGGGCATTCAACTGGGGTGCCAAAAAAATCTTCTCTGGCACGGGAAGCTTGCAGGCTTCCCGAGCCAGTGTTGTTGCGGGGACTGTCCCAATTGGGATATATGCACGTCTTTATCTTAACAAACAACAGATAACAGATAACTGGGTTGCGGGCGTAGCCCGCGTTAGTCATCATCATTTTCCAGGTAGTACATCAGATCTTGGACTGATCCACTCTTTATACTGCCCACGGCATATTCCTGTTCAACATTTCGACATTCCTCAGCTATCCTGATACGCTCCTCTTCCATTGTCCTTTTCTTGATGATCCTGATTAAATCAAGCCTGGTTTCATAAGGCAGAGCCATTGCCTGGTCCAGAATAGTATCAATGTTTTGCATAACTGATCTCCAAGAGTTGAAAAAAATTTTAAATTTGAACTTTAAAAAATCTATAGGTAATCACGATTACATCCAATTACATTATTGTAATCAAAAACACTTCTCAAGCTGGCAACACCTTGCAATTACAAGACATAATATATGGCACTATATTTGCACATCTTGCATCAGCAGAACCTAACCTTTCACAAATTTTTAGGGCGTGCCTTTTTTAGACAGACCCTTGAGGGCCTAATGCCATCTTACAATTATTTTCCTGAAAGTAAAAGTTCCTGCCAGGGCCTTACACTGATTGAACTGCTTGTTATCCTGGCCATACTTGGAATAATCATTTCCATTATGGGCATGAACCTGCGTCCCTTTGGCAATGACCTGGAGAACGCCACCCAGGAGACAGCAGGCTTCTTCAAGCAGACCCGGGTAAAGGCCATAAGCAGTACTTCTGCATATCGGGTGATTTTCAATACAGACAATCACCTCATTGTTGAGCATGCTATATTCTGCAAAGACGAGGAGGGCTGGCAGAGGGATGCCAAGCTGGATCTCGAACTTCGGGAAGGAGTTGTTTTTAATAGTAAAGACTTTACAAATGAAGAGGTCCTGCTGTGCTTCAACAGCAGGGGGTTCAGCACAGAAAACATTGAACTAGAAATCGTGGATGCTAAAAACAACTCCAAAGCCCTGGAAGTCTATCTGGGCGGCGCAGTGGTGATTAAATGAAGCAGAGCGGTTTTACCATAATTGAAGCCCTTATGGCAGTAGCTGTCCTGGGGATTATTGTTGCCGGCATTTTGCCTGCATATTCGCATTATTCCCAGCTGAACACCAGAAGCGAACTGAAGTCATCGGCAGCAGCCATGGCCCAGGAACAAATGGAAAAAATGCGACGCCTGGATTTTTCCATGTGGGAGGCTTCAGGCCACACGGAGACGAAATCCATGGGCGGAAGAGAATTCACAATGGAAGTCACCCATTCACAGTATAAACCTGATGAGGGCACCACTATAAGCGGAGCCAGAAAAATTCATACAAAAATTTCCAGCGGAGACAGGCTGATCTATGAAGTCACCACCATATACACCCAGCTCGACTAAGGGTCTCACCCTGATAGAGCTACTGGTAGCACTGGCTATTTCCAGTATTGTCATAGCTCTTGTCCTGCCTTTGCTTTTGAGCAACCAGCGCCTGGTAAAAGTTGATCAGTCCAGGACAGCAGTTTTCCAGAACCTTAGAAGCGCTATGGAAATGGTGGGAACCGACGTCCGTATCGCCGGGGAAAGGCTGGAGCAAAGGGGTGGACCGAATATTATGCCTATAGAAATTGTAAAAGGTGAAAACGGCGATCCGGATGAACTGATTCTTCGGCGTAACCTGTTAGATTACACACTGCCTGTTTGTGATACTCTCAATGCCGACAACGCTGAACATAATATAAATGTCCGCCAGGTTGGCAACAATCCTCCTTGGAATAATTATCCTGAATGTCAGGGACATCCGGGAGAAGTGCCGCATGAACTGGAAATCTGGAGAGAATACCGCGATAATCAGGGAGGCGATGTGCGTATTTATATCTATGATCCAATTATTAAGATTGGTGAATTTTTCATATATGACCATGATGATAGTTCTGATATTCAAGTGCATAGAAAAGCTGGCAAGTGGAAAAACAGTTATGGAAATGATGTAGGAAACAGCGGCGCATCAGAAAAGTTGCCAAAGCTTTATGTCTTGGAAGAAAGACGTTACAGACTAAATACCGAAAACAATATACTTGAGCTTGTCATCAATGGAAATGACGAGGAAGTTAAAAATATTGCAGGCGAAATATTTGATTTCAGGGTTCAGGCCGTAATGATCGATGGCAGCACCGTTGACGAAATATCTACCACCTCTCACTGGCGCAACCTGAAAGCTATAAAAGTGACTCTCGAATCCAAATCCAGTGTACAGGATGAAACAGTCCAGCGAACCATAAGTTCAAGGTTTTTCCCCAGAAACGTCATGTCCGAAATGTGAGGACGATATGAACAGGCATAAAAGCTCCCAGGGGGGCTTTGTCATGATGACTGTGATCTCCCTGTTGGCGACCATAATGGTTTTGCTCAGTGCATACTTTTTTACCACCAACATTGAAACCAGGTCCGTCCAGTCTTCCCTTGGAAGCGTCACTGGATTCTACTCTGCAGAGGCAGGTCTCAACATTAGGGGTGAAGAAATCAGGCAGCTTTTTATCGGCTTTCAAAGACCCTCGGGCACCAGCCCGGACGAAAACAACCCCTGTCAGAATAATAACCAGGGATCTGGCGACTTTGAATGCAAAACATATTCTTATAATGATCGAGATATTATCACCTATGTCGTTGAGGATGAAGACAATCAGAATGACAATGTCATTAGAATTCCCCAGGGAGAGCTTTTTGCCGGCCTTAATGCAGTGGAATATCGTTATACTGTTCTCTCTGAAGCTGCTCCAAAAAAAGATGACCGGCCCGAAGCCATTCTGGAAATGGTCTTTCGCAGCAGGCTGGTGCCTCTTTTTCAGTTTGCTGCGTTTTATGACAAGGACCTGGAACTCCTTCCCGGAGAAGACATGGAACTGTTCGGACCCATACACGCCAACGGTGATATTTATACAGGAGCAGACGGAGCCAATCTCAATATCGATGGCCAGATCACTGCTTCATTCAACCCTGAAGACCAGCATTCAGAAGGCGGCGGACGATTCCATATCCAGCGCAAAGATAATACAAGTACGCAATTCGAAGATACAGTTCACGTTAATGACGGTACCGGGAACTTTGAAACCATCCCTGGAGGGGGAATGATTGAACAGGAAGTGCTGGACGACTGGAACGGGCTTATAGAAACCGAGCTGGACGCCCTGACAGTGCCGGAGGCTCATGATTTTGAGCCAGGCGGGGAATACTGGCAAAAGGCAGACCTGATTGTGGCTCTGGATATGACGGATGTCAATGATCCTGCTATTGTAGTTCCGGAAAGAAAAAATAAAGACTCCATTGAAAATCAAATGACTCAGACATTAAACATGCCTTTATGCATTGACAGTGTAGACTGCGATCTCGAAGAAGTAGAAGACCAGGATGACGCTCCCCGCAATGATCCAGATCTGTTTTCGGTTGCATATGATGATGATTTTCTTGATGAAATAAAAGGCGAAGAGCTTATGATAAGCCGCTACCCGGTCGAAGCTTCCGACAGTTTCCACGACAGCAGGGAAGGAGGAAATATAACCATGCTGGAGGTTGATCTCCCCTTTCTCTTGTCCCGAATACATGAAAGTTCTGAAAAACATGGCGATTGTACTGGGGATATAACAATAAGAAACCTGCTATCAGACAGCCCGCATTATAATTTCAATGAACTAAACATAGATACTTCCGGAGATGGAGGACTGGTCATCTATTTTACTGTAATTAAAGACTATGATCCAGGACAGGACAAGGGAGAATACGGAGTAAGGATAAGAAATGGCGCTCACTTGGGAGCATGTGATGACACCCTGGAAGAAATGGGACTTACACCCGGCGAAGCTCCAAAAATACAGGGACTGACCCTGGTAAGCGACATCCCATTTTATATTCAGGGGCATTACAACCTGAATGACCCAAGCGATCACTCAGCCTCCAGGGATCCTAATCAGGCTGAAGGAAGCGTTCTGCCGGAAGAAGGACTGGAATACGAAAACTGGCGTCCAGCAGCAATCATTGGCGACACGATTAATATCCTTTCGCAAGGATGGGACAATGACAGTGACAGCACAACAGGTGGCGATGGACCTGTCACAAATGCTGAAACCCGGGTAAACGCAGCTTTTCTGGCAGGGACCGACAGCACTCAAGAGCTTAACGCAGCATATTCCGGGGGCCTGGAAAACTTTCCCCGTTTTCATGAAAACTGGGGCACAACCAGATTTTACTACCAGGGCTCATTTGTAAGTCTAAATGAATCCAGGCATGCAAGCGGCGACTGGGGCGATGCAAGCTACAACCCGCCGGCAAGGCCATGGACTTACGACGAGCGCTTCAACTACATGGAAAACCTGCCTCCCCTGACTCCCAGGTTTGTTTACCTGAAGCAGGAACGATTCATCAGGGATTTCGACAGATAAGAGCAATTTTCAGCTCGCTCATAAGGGGAACACGGCAATGAAGCCGCCTTGTAATAAAAATTACACTCTTGTAATTATATTTACACCGATTACACCAAGCAGACAGTCAAAAGCACCCATGCGACTCTCAGTTTCATTATTTTTTATTAGCAATCAACTGAAAACTTAATGCTCCCAAGGATGGATAACCCCATAAACCAGCACCCTAAAAGTTGGCCCCTTACTTGCATAAACCTATATTAAAATATGGTTATCAGGGGGCAAAAAATTAGTGACAATTTTTGAAGATTGTTCTAAATGAGGAGATATCTGATAATTAAGGCTAACAAAGCGTACAGGTTACGCCAGTATAGTCAGGGTAGCAACCTGAAATGCTGAAAATCTGAATTACGAACTTAAATTCAAAACCAATCATTTAATCAAAAACGGAGGTATTCAAAATGAATTTACCAAAACCAGCAGAACGGTCCAGGGAACAGGGTTTCACCCTCATCGAACTTTTAATCGTGGTGGCCATCATCGGGATACTAGCGGCTATTGCTATTCCTCAATTCTCTGCTTATCAAGACAGAGCAAAGCTAGGAGTTATCACGTCTGACCTGAGAGCGTGTCTCAGCGAAAGCGTTGCGGCGGACGCTGTGGGCGAAGATCTCGAAGAGCATTGTTACATTGATGGCGATGACACCACAGTTGAAAATCCATTTAGAGATGACACTGGTGGTTTAGAAAATCTCGAAGAAATTGGCGGCGATGATGGCACATTGACTGTTGATACAGGTGCACATGATGACATTGAAAATGATGTGGAATGCGATTTCGATGGTAGGAGCCTGCGGGATTGTGTTTATGCAGATTGATAGTAATGATGATTAACAAGCCCCAGTATCTGTTTAGCGCTTTGCATGTGGCATGGGGACTGGCTCTTCCGGGACCCACTTGTCCCAAAAAATGAGATATTTTAAGCACAAAATGATGCTCAAGTGGGTCCCGGAGTGCCTGTCCCCTGCTTTCCTTAAAAGCGCTAAACAGATACAAGCCCCAGAAAAATATACTTGCAAAATCTTGGTTTTACAATTTTAAGAAAACATTAAAAAAGTAATACTATAGCAAGCTCCCAGCCACATTATAAGTAGGTGGGGGCTTGCACTTAAATATTGACAGGTAAATTGACCTAAACAAAACCATACAAAAAAATATTGAAGAATAAAAAAAGCGAGATTTGAATATTTTTCTACCTCAATATCAATGACATCGACCGTACAAGTAACAACGCAACATGCATGAAAGTCCCATGTATTCGCCAAATCACAACCAAAATGCCTTCACACTCATTGAAATTCTCTTAATAATTACCATTATAGGCCTTCTAACAGCTATCGCCATTCCCTGGTATGCAAGTTACCGTGATTCTACTAGAAAAGCAACAATCATACACGACCTGCGCATCTGCCTTTCAGAAACAGCTGTGGACATTCATAACGGTGATGCTCCCTCACCATGTCATATAGGGGCTAATGCGAATTACGATAAAAACCCCTTTGCAGATGAAGCCGGAATGCTATCACCCAGCCCGGATTTTGAAGTGGCCGGGTACTTCTTTGAGTTTGACGGCAGAAGAATCCACACCCTTGAATAGGAATCATCTCACTTTGAGTTTGCCACCGGCAACCCCCTGCAGTTCTTGCCTCCATTCTTATCTTCCAAAAAAACCGTGTGCTTTCGGCAGACGTGCGTAAGCAGAAAAAATTTCACGGCAGCTGGCGTAGGCTTTGCTTGGAGGGCCAGTTCAGGGGCTGGTCAATTTTCGGTTATCACAGCACAAGTTGAGACACCTCCTCCATGACTCAAGGTCCAGGAGGAGGGTCTGTTGATATTGCGCTGGCTTGGCGTGGAGGAGATTATTCGTTGGGGAGGTTTTCTCGATAGTTCCAGGGCATCCATTTTTGTGGAGCCGCGAGGGCCTCTTCTATGTTTTTCTGAAGCTGGGTCAGGTAGTCAAAGGAGTTCACTTTGTTAAGCTGACAGGTATGAATGAAGCTCATGAACAGATCGCCGATCCTGGCCCCGCGCAGGGTGCGGTAAAATAAAGAATTCTTCCGGTGCTGGATGGCTTTTTTCAGGGCACGTTCGCAGATATTGTTGTCCAGGGGAGCACCTGGTTCTCTCAAAAAAAGAGTCAGAGGATCCCAGTGTTTTTGCATGTAAGCCAGGGCTTTGCCCAATCCTGAATTGGGCTCTACTTTTTTCTCCTCCAGCTGGGCCCAGGCCCAGGACTTGAGTTCGCTCATAACCGGTGCGCTTTCCTGTTGATGCCATACAAGCCGTTCTTGAGCAGACATCTCCTGCTTTTTGGCCATGTCATCATTTTTATAGACAATAGCCAGCTGTTCAATGACATACCGGCACTCATCAGGGAAATTGTCCAGGATATCGACAAAGTTGCGTCTGCCATGGGTCAGGCAATTGGCTAAAATGATCTGTAAGCCCTTGGGAATGTTTCGGGCCAGGGCATCACACATGTGTATTGGCGGGGGCAGGTTGTGGTCTCTTTTTTTGAGAATCTCCTCCAGATTCTCCCCCGCATGCTGTCTGCCGGTGGCAAAGAGAGCAATATGGCGTCCCTGAAGTACAGAGACAATCCCGGTGGTGAACATGCCTTTTCTTTTCGGCCCGGCTTCCTTGTTCTCCTTGATAAGCTGCTGGATTTTCATGTTGGTGTCGTCGTTATGCACGACCTCACCTTGAGCCGCTTGGCGGATGAGTTCATCATACACAGGAAGAAGCTGTGTTCCAGTTTGTTCGACCAGATCCCATTGTGTTGCGGCCGGCAGGGGTATGCCCAGAGATTCCTGGAGCTTTTCCAAGCGATGAAAAGGAAACCCGCTCCCGTACTTCAAGATGGCGATCATGCTCCGGGCAGGTTCGTCGTATTTTTTTTCTCCAATGTCTTCTGGAGGATCTGCGGTGAACACCTCGAGACAGCAGTTACAGCGAAGGCTCTTAAGCTCATGGATCTTGGCTGTAAGTGGAGCTGTGGCTGTAATCCGAATGCGGAACTTCGGTTTTATGGGATAGACTTTTCCTTGACCGCACAAGGGGCAGATATCGCCCGGCTTCAGGGTTTGGTGAGGGTATATGCATTTTGCAGCCCCGGTATAGTCGTCTTTTCCGTTTCGGCCGTGTCCCTTGGGTGGTTTTTCATCAGGAGGCTTTTGCAAAGGATCTTGACTACCCTTCTGGTCCTTGTTTTGCTGGTCATCCTCCTGGAACAGTTTCTTTTTTGTCTCTGAAGAAGCGCCAAAGATCGTGCGCAGGAGACGCTTGATGGAGGCAGCTTTATCGTCCACAGCCTGATGCAAAAGCTGGATGGCTTGGACCAAGGCTTTGATGATATCCAGATCTGTCTCTTCCAGCTCGTTTTTTGATGCGCGCTGTAAAAGGGCGTCGATCTGCTCTTGGTCCAGATCGATGGATTGGACTTTCTTTTTCACCGGTTGAGCCCCCGCAATCGCTTCCGAAAGTCTCGGGTCAGGGGATAGCCCAGGACAGCCTTGAGTGAACGGTTTGCTTTGCCTGTGTGGTCGTTTTTGCCCCGGCCTGTAGTCTGCCCGAGATAGAGCCAGTTGGCTGCAAAATAACAGGTTCCTTTGAAGCGCTCTTGATCAACAAAGGTTTCCAGGTAATATATCGGATGCTTGTAGATGCTCTCCCAGTCCCTTTGCAAAATCTTGGTCATTTGGGCCAGGATATGGGAGGCCAAGCAGGAGACCTGGATCCAGGGCAGGATGAGGAACCTGCTGTTGTAGGCAATAAGAAAGAGATTCTTTTCCCTGTCTTTTTGGGTCCAGCCGATGAAATTGTCCCGGACGCCGATATGCCTTGGAGCTGAAGACCAGGAAAGACAGGCTATGGGCTGCTTGTTTGCAAAGACCAGGTACTTGAGGTGCTCGCCCACAGGCTGGGTGTAGCCCAGATAATGATGCTCCTTGAGGAGGCTGGAAAACAGGCTCTCAAAAGGTGTCTTGCGCACCTGTCGAAACTCAAGAGGGGTGATGTCCTTGAGTGAAGATGTAAGTGGGGTTTGATCCACCTGAACCGAGACTGGTTCTTTGCGATTGTACCCAGTGGCAGTTACTTTTTGTGCCGGCGGAAGAATTATGTGCCCCTGTCTGTGCAGGGCCAGCATGAGCCCCCTGCAGACCATGTCCTTGAGTTGGCCGTTTTGCTGGACCCAGTTCCATGCTGTGCAGAGCTTTTTGGACAAGGCCCACCGGCTGTCTCCAGGATGCTCGAAAATGAGCTGTCTGATGAACCGGACATCTTCTTCTGTGATGTCCCTGCCCCTGTATCTCAGTATCGTTTGCATGGGAGGGAATATAGAGGAAAACGGATAGGAACGCAAGCCCCTAAGTTAAAATTCCGTGAGAATTTTTCTCCATTGTGGTGCAACCTGCGCATTTTGAGGATTGCCGTTCCAGATCAAAAGCTGCAGCTCATGGACTGCCAGAGGACAAATGCCGCTCTGGCTTTTATCAGGCCACCACTGAAACGTGCCTTGGGATAATCGCTTCTGGCACAGCCAGAAGCCTTGACCATCGTAGGTGATTATCTTGATGGCTGTTTTCTTTTTGTTGCAAAAGACAAAGACACAGCCTGAAAAGGGATCTGATTTGATCCTCTGCCGGCAGATTTTTGTCAGCCCGTCGATCCCTTTTCTGAAATCAACAGGCTCCACAGCTACAAGGATGCGCATCTGGGGAGTGAGCTGAATCATGTCCCTTTGCTCCAGAAAGCCGAGAGGATCTCAAGGGGATTAGGCAGGTCTGGACCTTTAAGCTGCATTTTGAGCTTTGATCCATCTCGAGCTTCGGTCTCCAGGTGATATTCGGTGCAAGGCAAAGATGACGTGAGTTCAAATTCAACAAAGGAAGGACCTGGCTGTAGGGACTCTTGAGCCTGCACGGCCAGGACCCGCTTTTTGAGGTGGCTGTGATTGAGGTGCAAGACCTTTGCTATTTTGCAGATGGAATAATCCTGAGCAAGGCTGACTGCACTGGCCCATAGGTGGTTGGGAATCGGAGATCGTGTGTGTCTGGTTTCCCGCCAGTGCTCGAACTGTCTCTTGACTTCTTCAAGGCCTGGCCGGGTGGCTGGGGCTGATTGCTGTAGCATCGGTTGTCCTCCTTATGGTTTGGTCACCGATAGTACCCCAGGCCCTCAAATTTTTCACGCAGGCTTGCCGGAAAGACACAAAAAACCTGCTAATTGCGCTTTAACAATGCTTTGGCCACTATAATTCTATGACCTTGCAGGCTGGGCAATCGTCACCCAGGTACTTTTGTCCCTGGGGCTGGAAATTTATATTTTCCCTTTGTTCTCCACAATAATCCGGCGGACTATATTCCCCCCATGCTGGTACTGCCCTCCCTGGTGGTATAGACGTATCTTCACACTCCGCGCTTGACGCGATATGTGAAGATGATGTTTACATTTCGCGTTTGACGCGATGTGTGAAGATGATCGTCGTCTCTTTTTGCGGCCAATGACACCAACGCCATGACCCTGCCCCACTCGGAAGGCCGGAAATTATCTATATGGATAATTTACCAAACAACCCAGCGCAGCAGGCCGTATGCTCAGGAGCGTAAGGACTTCTGATAATCAGGTTTATGCTGGAAATTTGTCCAGGCCAAGAGCAATGGGCCTGATCAAGTTTATTCATCTGCGCAGGGCTCAGCGTCCCGATAAAATCGCCGAGCATGCTTTTGGGAATGCTGACCAGCTCATCACAATGGATGCTGCAGCCATGTTTTAGTCCATTGTCTATTCATGCAGGTACTTGTGTGGAAAGCCCATGGTACGCAGAATAAACAGGAGCCCAGATTGCGGTGGAAAAACGGGAGTCCAGGAGTGCCTAATAAAGAGACATCTTCACACTCCGCGCTTGACGCGATATGTAAAGATGATGTTTACATTTCGCGCTTGACGCGATGTGTAAAGATCCTCGTCGTCTCTTTTTGCGGTCAACGACACCAACGTCATGAACATGCTCCTTATTGAATCTGACAGCAGCCATACCCATAAATATCGCGCTTAAGGCTTAGATTGGGTTTTGGCCTCCCAGTTTTCTGACCATGCAGACAAGCAATCCTCCCACGAGCGCCTTTGTCCTTGAGGCTGGAGATTCCATCTTTCCCAGTTCTTAATAAAAATATCCAGCGCCCCATGCCGCCTTGTCCACCCACAGTAATAAAGAGACATCTTCACACTCCGCGCTTGACGCGATATGTAAAGATGATGTTTACATTTCGCGCTTGACGCGATGTGTGAAAATCATCGTTGTCTCTTTTTGCGGCCAATGACACCAACGCCATGACCACGCCCCACTCGGAAGGCCGGCCAGTATCTATATGGATATTTTACCGAACAACCCAGCGCAGCCGGCCGTATGCTCAGGAGCGTAAGGACTGCTGATAATCAGGTTTATGCTGGATATTTGTCCAGGCCAAGAGCGATTAACAGTGCCTGATCAAGTTTATTAATCTGCGCAGGGCTCAGCGTCCCGATAAAATCGCTGAGCATGCGTTTGGGAATACTGACCAGCTCATCACAATGGATGCTGCGGTCATGTTTTAGTCCATTGTCTATTCCTGCAGGTACTTGTGTGGAAAGCCCATGGTACGCTGAATAAACAGGAGCGTAGATTGCTGTGGAAAAAATGGGAGTTCAGGAGTGCCTAATAAAGAGACATCTTCACACTCCGCGCTTGACGCGATGTGTAAAGATGATGTTTACATTTCGCGCTTGACGCAATGTGTAAAGATCCTCGTCGTCTCTTTTTGCGGCCAATGACACCAACGTCATGAACATGCTCCTTATAGAATCTGACAGCAGCCATACCCATAAATATCGCGCTTAAGGCTTAGATTGGGTTTTGGCCTCCCAGTTTTCTGACCATGCAGACAAGCTTCATCCTCCCACGAACGCCTTTGTCCTTGAGGCTGGAGATTTCATCTTTCCCAGTTCTTAATAAAAATATCCAGCGCCCCATGCCGCCTTGTCCACCATGGTAATAAAGAGACATCTTCACACTCCGCGCTTGACGCGATATGTAAAGATGATGTTTACATTTCGCGCTTGACGCAAAGTGTGAAGATCATCATCGTCTCTTTTTGCGGCCAATGACACCAACGCCATGACCCTGCCCGTAACCATTCAGGGGGCAGATAACGGCCATCAGCCACCACCGAGGTCCCCCTGAATGGTTACCCTGCCCCACTCGGAAGGCCGGGATTTATCTATATGGATATTTTACAGAACAACCCAGCGCAGCAGGCCGTATGCTAAGGAGCGTAAGGACTTCTGATAATCAGGTTTATGCTGGAAATTTGTCCAGGCCAAGAGCGATGGACAGTGCCTGATCAAGTTTATTCATCTGCGCAGGTCTCAGCGTCCCGATAAAATCGCTGAGCATGCTTTTGGGAATACTGACCAGCTCATCACAATGGATGCTACAGTCATATTTTAGTCCATTGTCTATTCCTGCAGGTACTTGTGTGGAAAGCCCAAGGTACGCAGTAACAAACAGGAGCACAGAATGCGGTGGAAAAACGGGAGTCCAGGAGTGCCTAATATAGAGACATCTTTA contains the following coding sequences:
- a CDS encoding type II toxin-antitoxin system VapC family toxin, with amino-acid sequence MKYLLDTNTIIALFKGNKLFVDRLRSHHVRDFGISSIVVHELLYGAYKSQRQSENLERVAKLQFEVVNFTLNDARWAGSLRAQLAKNGLLIGPYDILIAGQAVSRNLTLLSNNIREFQRIEELKIEGWTV
- a CDS encoding pilus assembly FimT family protein, with the protein product MPSYNYFPESKSSCQGLTLIELLVILAILGIIISIMGMNLRPFGNDLENATQETAGFFKQTRVKAISSTSAYRVIFNTDNHLIVEHAIFCKDEEGWQRDAKLDLELREGVVFNSKDFTNEEVLLCFNSRGFSTENIELEIVDAKNNSKALEVYLGGAVVIK
- a CDS encoding type IV pilus modification PilV family protein — protein: MKQSGFTIIEALMAVAVLGIIVAGILPAYSHYSQLNTRSELKSSAAAMAQEQMEKMRRLDFSMWEASGHTETKSMGGREFTMEVTHSQYKPDEGTTISGARKIHTKISSGDRLIYEVTTIYTQLD
- a CDS encoding prepilin-type N-terminal cleavage/methylation domain-containing protein, which encodes MNLPKPAERSREQGFTLIELLIVVAIIGILAAIAIPQFSAYQDRAKLGVITSDLRACLSESVAADAVGEDLEEHCYIDGDDTTVENPFRDDTGGLENLEEIGGDDGTLTVDTGAHDDIENDVECDFDGRSLRDCVYAD
- a CDS encoding prepilin-type N-terminal cleavage/methylation domain-containing protein, translating into MYSPNHNQNAFTLIEILLIITIIGLLTAIAIPWYASYRDSTRKATIIHDLRICLSETAVDIHNGDAPSPCHIGANANYDKNPFADEAGMLSPSPDFEVAGYFFEFDGRRIHTLE
- the tnpC gene encoding IS66 family transposase — translated: MKKKVQSIDLDQEQIDALLQRASKNELEETDLDIIKALVQAIQLLHQAVDDKAASIKRLLRTIFGASSETKKKLFQEDDQQNKDQKGSQDPLQKPPDEKPPKGHGRNGKDDYTGAAKCIYPHQTLKPGDICPLCGQGKVYPIKPKFRIRITATAPLTAKIHELKSLRCNCCLEVFTADPPEDIGEKKYDEPARSMIAILKYGSGFPFHRLEKLQESLGIPLPAATQWDLVEQTGTQLLPVYDELIRQAAQGEVVHNDDTNMKIQQLIKENKEAGPKRKGMFTTGIVSVLQGRHIALFATGRQHAGENLEEILKKRDHNLPPPIHMCDALARNIPKGLQIILANCLTHGRRNFVDILDNFPDECRYVIEQLAIVYKNDDMAKKQEMSAQERLVWHQQESAPVMSELKSWAWAQLEEKKVEPNSGLGKALAYMQKHWDPLTLFLREPGAPLDNNICERALKKAIQHRKNSLFYRTLRGARIGDLFMSFIHTCQLNKVNSFDYLTQLQKNIEEALAAPQKWMPWNYRENLPNE
- a CDS encoding Druantia anti-phage system protein DruA, which translates into the protein MQTILRYRGRDITEEDVRFIRQLIFEHPGDSRWALSKKLCTAWNWVQQNGQLKDMVCRGLMLALHRQGHIILPPAQKVTATGYNRKEPVSVQVDQTPLTSSLKDITPLEFRQVRKTPFESLFSSLLKEHHYLGYTQPVGEHLKYLVFANKQPIACLSWSSAPRHIGVRDNFIGWTQKDREKNLFLIAYNSRFLILPWIQVSCLASHILAQMTKILQRDWESIYKHPIYYLETFVDQERFKGTCYFAANWLYLGQTTGRGKNDHTGKANRSLKAVLGYPLTRDFRKRLRGLNR
- the tnpB gene encoding IS66 family insertion sequence element accessory protein TnpB (TnpB, as the term is used for proteins encoded by IS66 family insertion elements, is considered an accessory protein, since TnpC, encoded by a neighboring gene, is a DDE family transposase.); protein product: MIQLTPQMRILVAVEPVDFRKGIDGLTKICRQRIKSDPFSGCVFVFCNKKKTAIKIITYDGQGFWLCQKRLSQGTFQWWPDKSQSGICPLAVHELQLLIWNGNPQNAQVAPQWRKILTEF
- a CDS encoding type II toxin-antitoxin system PemK/MazF family toxin, whose amino-acid sequence is MFSTAIYAPVYSAYHGLSTQVPAGIDNGLKHDRSIHCDELVSIPKRMLSDFIGTLSPAQINKLDQALLIALGLDKYPA
- a CDS encoding type II toxin-antitoxin system PemK/MazF family toxin; this encodes MLLFVTAYLGLSTQVPAGIDNGLKYDCSIHCDELVSIPKSMLSDFIGTLRPAQMNKLDQALSIALGLDKFPA